In Rhodococcus sp. OK302, one genomic interval encodes:
- the aroC gene encoding chorismate synthase — translation MLRWITAGESHGPALVAMLEGMVAGVEVTSEAISSELARRRLGYGRGARMKFEADKVTIIGGVRHGFTLGGPVAIEIGNTEWPKWETIMSADPVDPDLLADQARNAPLTRPRPGHADYSGMLKYGFNDARPILERASARETAARVAAGTVARSFLRQVFGVEVVSHVISIGASDPYVGPVPEGKDLDAIDASPVRAFDKAAEESMIAEIEAAKKDGDTLGGVVEVVIHGLPVGLGTFVSGAERLDARLAAALMGIQAIKGVEVGDGFETARRRGSEAHDEIRPGPDGIVRSTNRAGGIEGGMTNGEALRVRAAMKPISTVPRALATIDMETGEEAVAIHQRSDVCAVPAAGVVAESMVALVVAQVALEKFGGDSIAETTANFRSYADGIAARPPR, via the coding sequence GTGCTGCGTTGGATAACTGCTGGAGAATCCCATGGTCCCGCCCTCGTCGCGATGCTCGAGGGCATGGTTGCGGGGGTCGAAGTGACCTCTGAGGCCATCTCGTCTGAACTTGCTCGTCGTCGACTCGGCTATGGCCGTGGCGCGCGGATGAAGTTCGAGGCCGACAAGGTCACCATCATTGGTGGTGTCCGCCACGGCTTTACGCTGGGCGGCCCCGTCGCCATTGAAATCGGCAACACCGAGTGGCCGAAGTGGGAAACCATCATGTCTGCCGATCCGGTGGATCCGGATCTGCTTGCCGATCAGGCCCGCAATGCCCCGTTGACGCGCCCGCGTCCCGGCCACGCCGATTACAGCGGCATGCTCAAGTACGGCTTCAACGACGCCCGCCCGATCCTCGAGCGTGCGAGTGCTCGTGAGACCGCAGCTCGTGTTGCTGCGGGAACTGTTGCTCGTTCCTTCCTCCGTCAGGTCTTCGGCGTCGAGGTTGTCTCCCACGTCATCTCTATCGGTGCTTCCGATCCCTACGTCGGCCCGGTGCCGGAGGGTAAGGATCTGGACGCGATTGACGCGAGCCCGGTTCGCGCCTTCGACAAGGCTGCCGAAGAGTCGATGATCGCCGAGATCGAAGCTGCAAAGAAGGACGGCGACACTCTGGGTGGTGTTGTCGAGGTTGTCATCCACGGACTGCCCGTCGGCCTGGGAACATTCGTTAGTGGCGCCGAGCGTCTCGACGCTCGACTTGCCGCTGCGCTCATGGGAATTCAGGCCATCAAGGGTGTCGAGGTCGGTGACGGCTTCGAGACGGCACGTCGACGCGGCAGCGAAGCTCACGACGAGATTCGCCCCGGCCCGGACGGCATTGTTCGTTCCACCAACCGCGCCGGCGGCATCGAAGGCGGCATGACCAACGGTGAGGCTCTGCGGGTTCGCGCGGCAATGAAGCCGATCTCGACGGTTCCGCGTGCATTGGCAACTATCGACATGGAAACGGGTGAAGAGGCAGTTGCCATCCACCAGCGCAGTGACGTGTGTGCGGTTCCGGCTGCCGGTGTGGTTGCGGAATCCATGGTTGCGCTCGTCGTCGCTCAGGTGGCACTCGAGAAGTTCGGCGGTGATTCCATTGCAGAAACCACAGCCAACTTCCGTAGTTACGCCGACGGCATCGCAGCCCGACCTCCTCGCTGA
- a CDS encoding shikimate kinase, with protein sequence MKPKAVLIGPPGAGKSTIGRRVAQALGLALIDTDAEIERTTGRTIPDIFAVDGEPRFREIEEDVVRDALSGTDGIVSLGGGAILSERTRDLLKGHTVIYLEISVAEGLRRTGANNHRPLLAGGDPKVKYQELMRRRRPLYRRAATIRIRTDSRSPSRVVAQLVSKLEDK encoded by the coding sequence ATGAAGCCGAAGGCTGTACTCATCGGGCCACCTGGCGCCGGTAAGTCGACCATCGGCCGTCGGGTCGCTCAGGCGCTGGGTCTGGCATTGATCGACACCGATGCCGAGATCGAGCGGACTACGGGTCGGACGATTCCCGATATCTTCGCTGTTGACGGTGAACCGCGTTTTCGTGAGATTGAAGAAGACGTTGTCCGCGACGCACTGTCCGGTACGGACGGCATTGTCTCCCTCGGCGGTGGTGCGATTCTCTCGGAGCGCACCCGGGATCTGCTGAAGGGCCACACGGTCATCTATCTCGAGATCAGTGTCGCCGAAGGTCTGCGCCGGACCGGTGCCAATAATCATCGTCCGCTGCTGGCGGGTGGAGATCCGAAGGTGAAGTATCAAGAATTGATGCGACGCCGTCGACCGTTGTACCGGCGCGCCGCCACGATTCGGATTCGGACCGACAGTCGGAGTCCGTCGCGCGTCGTCGCGCAGCTGGTATCCAAACTTGAAGACAAATGA
- the aroQ gene encoding type II 3-dehydroquinate dehydratase, which translates to MRINVINGPNLGRLGKRQPEVYGSTTHDDLVELCVAAGKELGVEVVVRQSNHEGELIGWIHDAADAGEPVILNAGGLTHTSVVLRDACAEITAGLVEVHISNVHAREEFRHHSFLSPIATGVIVGMGVAGYPLAIRFLAERG; encoded by the coding sequence ATGAGAATCAACGTGATCAACGGACCCAACCTCGGCCGTCTCGGTAAGCGTCAGCCCGAGGTCTACGGCTCGACGACGCACGACGATCTTGTCGAACTGTGTGTCGCGGCCGGCAAGGAATTGGGCGTCGAGGTAGTTGTTCGTCAGAGCAATCACGAAGGCGAGTTGATCGGCTGGATTCACGACGCGGCAGATGCGGGTGAACCGGTGATTCTCAATGCCGGCGGACTGACTCACACGTCGGTAGTGCTCCGTGATGCGTGTGCGGAAATCACCGCTGGCCTGGTTGAGGTTCATATCTCGAACGTCCATGCACGCGAAGAATTTCGGCATCATTCGTTCCTCAGCCCGATAGCGACAGGTGTCATCGTCGGAATGGGTGTCGCCGGATACCCCCTGGCGATCAGGTTCCTCGCCGAACGAGGCTAA
- a CDS encoding PadR family transcriptional regulator: MAQRDLTPTSYMILGLLTSKDWSAYEIAEQVGRGVAEIWPSADRQRYNAPKLLVERGLVTATTVTKGTQRSRTVYSITDEGRTALSDWLATQTTPPALQFEGMIRVIFANQGTIEDLRSNLATIREQATQSRSLFDSHAQRISAPGAGTLPQQNHLMALANRFMIGHFDHIAEWADWALEETADWPDTVQPATTHRKRTLSILAQSIDNESS, translated from the coding sequence GTGGCTCAGCGTGATCTCACCCCCACCTCGTACATGATCCTGGGATTGCTGACATCCAAGGATTGGTCCGCATACGAGATCGCCGAACAGGTCGGACGCGGGGTCGCCGAGATATGGCCCAGCGCCGACCGACAGCGTTACAACGCCCCAAAACTACTGGTTGAACGCGGCCTGGTCACCGCGACCACAGTCACGAAAGGTACTCAGCGATCCCGCACCGTCTACTCCATCACCGACGAAGGCCGAACAGCGCTGAGCGACTGGCTCGCCACCCAGACCACACCCCCCGCATTGCAGTTCGAAGGCATGATCCGCGTGATCTTCGCCAACCAAGGCACGATCGAGGACCTGCGGTCCAACCTGGCGACCATTCGAGAACAGGCAACCCAATCCCGAAGTCTGTTCGACTCGCACGCGCAACGGATTTCGGCCCCCGGCGCTGGCACACTTCCCCAGCAAAATCACCTGATGGCACTGGCCAACCGCTTCATGATCGGCCACTTCGACCACATCGCAGAATGGGCCGACTGGGCGTTGGAAGAAACAGCGGACTGGCCCGACACAGTGCAACCCGCAACAACACATCGAAAGCGCACCCTCTCCATCCTCGCCCAGTCGATAGACAACGAAAGTAGCTAA
- a CDS encoding B-4DMT family transporter → MNAWLVRGLGMALIHVVFRALLGAAISQWPLQGSTLRWLSLLIVIVAAAIWGGIDGIRDRRQFPEAEDGADLTMLWLKAALVGGFVAGAASWVLSLVPALELTQQGLFFEITSGAAFTILLIFVPAMIAVTLGRFITSREQRKNGTAPQTPSHERHHEQVPVSEGYDSPTGQHAYSGGAAMSVEESDADTTVFPPIDLGKQ, encoded by the coding sequence ATGAACGCGTGGTTGGTACGTGGCCTCGGCATGGCCCTGATACATGTTGTCTTTCGTGCATTGCTCGGTGCGGCTATCTCGCAGTGGCCACTTCAGGGGTCCACCCTGCGATGGCTGTCGCTGCTGATCGTCATCGTCGCGGCGGCAATTTGGGGCGGAATCGACGGCATTCGTGATCGCCGTCAGTTCCCGGAAGCCGAGGACGGCGCAGACCTCACGATGCTGTGGCTCAAGGCAGCACTGGTCGGTGGATTTGTCGCCGGTGCCGCAAGTTGGGTCCTCAGCCTCGTCCCGGCCCTCGAACTGACCCAGCAGGGCTTGTTCTTCGAAATCACGTCCGGCGCGGCCTTCACCATCCTGCTCATCTTCGTGCCCGCGATGATCGCCGTCACGCTCGGCCGATTCATCACCAGCCGCGAACAGCGCAAGAACGGCACCGCCCCCCAGACGCCGTCACATGAGCGTCACCACGAGCAGGTTCCGGTGAGCGAGGGTTACGACTCCCCTACCGGCCAGCATGCTTACAGCGGCGGCGCGGCAATGTCCGTCGAAGAGTCCGATGCCGACACGACGGTCTTTCCTCCCATCGATTTGGGCAAGCAGTAA
- the aroB gene encoding 3-dehydroquinate synthase, producing MTEPVVVEVKTAHPYSVVIGRGLLGDIVAEFEGTRTVAIFHQPPLAETAKAVCDALTEKGIDAHRIEIPDAEDGKDLAVAGFCWDVLGRIGLTRSDAIMSLGGGAATDLTGFVAATWMRGVKVVHVPTTLLAMVDAAVGGKTGINTEAGKNLVGSFHEPSAVFIDLATLETVPHNEIVAGLAEVIKTGFIQDPVILDLIEADPKAALDPAGTVLPELIRRAVEVKAKVVAADLRESDLREILNYGHTLAHAIERREQYKWRHGAAVAVGLVFAAELGRLAGRLDDATADRHKSILELVGLPTSYDDDAFSQLLAGMQTDKKNRAGLLRFVVLDGLGKPGRLEGPDPSLLVAAYSAIARPPRSSGGTVRL from the coding sequence GTGACCGAACCCGTAGTTGTAGAGGTGAAGACCGCACATCCTTACTCGGTCGTGATCGGGCGCGGTCTGCTCGGCGATATCGTGGCCGAGTTCGAAGGCACGCGGACCGTCGCGATCTTCCATCAGCCGCCTCTCGCGGAGACGGCAAAGGCTGTCTGTGACGCGTTGACGGAGAAGGGGATTGACGCCCATCGCATCGAGATCCCGGACGCCGAGGACGGCAAGGATCTGGCTGTGGCCGGCTTCTGCTGGGACGTGCTGGGCCGCATCGGCCTGACGCGCAGCGACGCGATCATGAGCCTGGGCGGGGGAGCGGCAACAGACCTCACCGGTTTTGTTGCGGCAACCTGGATGCGCGGCGTGAAGGTTGTTCACGTCCCGACGACACTGCTGGCAATGGTCGACGCAGCGGTGGGCGGCAAGACGGGCATCAACACCGAAGCCGGTAAGAACCTGGTCGGCTCGTTCCACGAGCCGAGCGCTGTGTTCATCGACCTCGCGACGCTGGAGACGGTGCCGCACAACGAGATCGTTGCCGGTTTGGCCGAGGTCATCAAGACCGGCTTCATTCAGGATCCGGTCATCCTGGACTTGATCGAGGCCGACCCCAAGGCTGCGCTGGATCCGGCGGGAACTGTTCTGCCCGAACTGATTCGGCGTGCCGTCGAGGTGAAGGCAAAGGTTGTGGCCGCGGACCTTCGCGAGTCGGATCTGCGCGAAATCCTCAACTACGGACACACGCTGGCGCACGCGATCGAGCGTCGTGAGCAGTACAAGTGGCGTCACGGCGCCGCCGTAGCGGTAGGCCTGGTGTTCGCTGCCGAGCTTGGTCGCCTGGCCGGTCGCCTCGACGATGCGACGGCTGACCGTCACAAGTCGATCCTCGAATTGGTGGGGCTCCCGACGTCGTACGACGACGATGCCTTCTCACAGTTGCTCGCCGGAATGCAGACCGACAAGAAGAACCGCGCCGGACTGCTCAGGTTTGTTGTTCTCGACGGTTTGGGCAAGCCCGGCCGCCTCGAAGGCCCTGATCCGTCGCTGCTGGTCGCGGCGTACTCGGCAATTGCCCGTCCTCCGCGGTCGTCCGGCGGTACGGTTCGACTGTGA